Proteins encoded by one window of Chondromyces crocatus:
- a CDS encoding protein-L-isoaspartate(D-aspartate) O-methyltransferase → MSERDAREPPLDRIALDPPEAQQRRLRLVEELIALGDAQTAPVIEALRRVPRHLFIPEAEAAYAYDNVPLHIGDEQTISQPTIVAVMTEALALTPRSRVLEIGTGSAYQAAVLSLIAQEVYSIERIPRFAREASERLRRLGYAGIEVRFGDGYAGWPERAPFDRILLTAAPPMLPTALLDQLVDGGVLVAPVGAATAQELVRIHKQQGRLRQESLGAVRFVPMLAGALSRR, encoded by the coding sequence ATGAGCGAAAGGGACGCGCGTGAACCACCTCTGGACCGCATCGCTCTCGACCCTCCCGAGGCCCAGCAACGCCGGCTCCGCCTGGTCGAGGAGCTGATCGCCCTCGGAGACGCGCAGACCGCCCCTGTCATCGAAGCCCTGCGGCGCGTCCCTCGGCACCTCTTCATTCCTGAGGCCGAAGCCGCGTACGCCTACGACAACGTCCCGCTGCACATCGGCGACGAGCAGACCATCTCCCAGCCCACCATCGTCGCGGTGATGACCGAGGCCCTCGCGCTCACCCCGCGCTCGCGCGTCCTCGAGATCGGGACGGGCTCCGCGTACCAGGCGGCGGTGCTCTCGCTCATCGCCCAGGAGGTGTACTCCATCGAGCGCATCCCCCGCTTCGCTCGGGAGGCCTCGGAGCGCCTGCGCCGTCTCGGCTATGCCGGGATCGAGGTGCGCTTCGGCGACGGGTACGCCGGCTGGCCCGAGCGGGCTCCCTTCGACCGCATCCTGCTCACCGCCGCGCCCCCCATGCTCCCGACGGCCCTCCTCGACCAGCTCGTCGACGGAGGAGTTCTGGTTGCTCCCGTCGGCGCCGCGACAGCCCAGGAGCTCGTGCGCATCCACAAGCAGCAAGGACGGTTGCGACAGGAATCGCTCGGTGCCGTCCGCTTCGTTCCCATGCTGGCTGGAGCGCTTTCACGTCGTTAG
- a CDS encoding FixH family protein, protein MFGSVSRRGVMVLVAALMAFGSGCDGGDEDGATTTTTHGHEGVCEGETRGDHYSAGMEVPSTSGAHTLRLQQASPAPPVKGENTWTFVITDDTGAGVTGATVTVTPRMPDHGHGSPQPPTVSETGEAGEFQASAIDFSMAGYWEVTIAAALATGETESFVLGFCVEG, encoded by the coding sequence ATGTTCGGGAGCGTCTCGCGGCGCGGCGTGATGGTGCTGGTCGCGGCGCTGATGGCGTTCGGGTCCGGGTGTGACGGTGGTGACGAGGATGGCGCGACCACGACCACCACGCACGGCCACGAGGGCGTGTGCGAAGGAGAGACGCGCGGCGATCACTACAGCGCCGGGATGGAGGTGCCGTCGACGTCGGGCGCCCACACCCTCCGCCTGCAGCAGGCCTCACCTGCACCGCCCGTGAAGGGGGAGAACACCTGGACCTTCGTGATCACCGACGACACGGGGGCAGGCGTGACGGGTGCGACCGTGACCGTCACCCCCCGGATGCCCGACCATGGCCACGGCAGCCCGCAACCTCCGACGGTGAGCGAGACCGGCGAGGCCGGGGAGTTCCAGGCGTCGGCGATCGACTTCAGCATGGCGGGCTACTGGGAGGTGACCATCGCCGCCGCCCTCGCCACCGGCGAGACCGAGAGCTTCGTCCTCGGTTTCTGCGTCGAGGGCTGA
- a CDS encoding L,D-transpeptidase, which translates to MATQGLNAEPVPPPPPDRPMLGITAFVTNVYSEPRDTSKKLGYLRVGTKVARSDEPAGKAGCPGGWYQIHPKGYVCVGKEATLDLDDPLLKAAGPGPDLKSALPYSYAFVRAVLPLYLRVPTAAEQEKSEFKLKEHLEWWDQNKATVQKVTLGARDVPLDERGVPIPGKKAGELGLAKNSLELGEGVLLGAQTENDPIPFWLEGGKRQIPNISEFHVPDYAVFADRARRFTGLSLIGSFPTGPESHNRRFAITTDLRLAPNTKIKPDTGSAFHGVELTDDFTLPLAFVRNRGAKSYDVTGNKATPGGELEWRGVVPLTGRLRKAEGVKYYRTKDKQFLNELDVGLAIAPEIWPVVAEKGQKWIEVSIKHQTLVLWEGKRPVYATLVSTGQAGMGDPKSTTATIRGIFQIRNKHISATMDSNESTSEGGQPERVINANVSQSGPAKERPAAKDGGKAAKDGGKASAKNKKDSGGKKDAGAAKASSKSAPAAAAAAPAVVPRRGDGEYGVTKRRGEGLYKLRDVPYIQYFASGYALHTAYWHDVFGTPRSHGCINMSPIDGHRVFLWTEPAVPDGWHTIISGEEMGEGTTIIVHE; encoded by the coding sequence GTGGCCACACAGGGGCTCAACGCAGAGCCTGTGCCCCCGCCGCCACCGGATCGCCCGATGCTCGGCATCACCGCGTTCGTGACCAACGTCTACAGCGAGCCGCGGGACACCTCGAAAAAGCTCGGCTACCTCCGCGTCGGCACCAAGGTGGCACGCTCCGACGAGCCAGCCGGCAAGGCGGGCTGCCCGGGTGGCTGGTATCAGATCCACCCCAAGGGCTACGTCTGCGTCGGCAAGGAAGCCACGCTCGATCTCGACGACCCCTTGCTCAAGGCCGCAGGCCCGGGGCCGGACCTCAAGAGCGCGCTGCCGTACAGCTACGCCTTCGTCCGCGCCGTGCTGCCCCTCTACCTCCGCGTCCCCACCGCCGCCGAGCAGGAGAAGTCCGAGTTCAAGCTCAAGGAGCACCTCGAGTGGTGGGACCAGAACAAGGCCACGGTCCAGAAGGTCACCCTGGGCGCGCGCGACGTCCCGCTCGACGAGCGCGGCGTCCCCATCCCCGGCAAGAAGGCTGGGGAGCTTGGCCTCGCGAAGAACTCCCTGGAGCTCGGCGAAGGCGTGCTGCTGGGGGCTCAGACCGAGAACGATCCCATCCCCTTCTGGCTCGAAGGGGGCAAGCGCCAGATCCCGAACATCAGCGAGTTCCACGTCCCCGACTACGCCGTCTTCGCCGACCGTGCCCGCCGCTTCACCGGCCTCTCGCTGATCGGCTCCTTCCCGACCGGTCCCGAGTCCCACAACCGGCGCTTCGCCATCACCACCGACCTGCGGCTCGCCCCCAACACCAAGATCAAGCCGGACACCGGCTCGGCCTTTCACGGCGTGGAGCTGACCGACGACTTCACGCTGCCCCTGGCCTTCGTGCGCAACCGCGGCGCAAAGTCGTACGACGTCACCGGCAACAAGGCGACCCCGGGCGGTGAGCTGGAGTGGCGCGGCGTGGTTCCCCTCACGGGCCGCCTGCGCAAGGCCGAGGGGGTGAAGTACTACCGCACCAAGGACAAACAGTTCCTGAACGAGCTCGACGTGGGCCTCGCCATCGCGCCGGAGATCTGGCCGGTCGTCGCCGAGAAGGGCCAGAAATGGATCGAGGTCAGCATCAAGCACCAGACCCTGGTCCTCTGGGAGGGCAAGCGCCCGGTCTACGCCACGCTGGTCTCCACGGGGCAGGCGGGGATGGGGGATCCCAAGTCCACGACCGCGACGATCCGCGGCATCTTCCAGATCCGCAACAAGCACATCTCCGCGACGATGGACTCCAACGAGTCGACCTCCGAGGGCGGCCAGCCGGAGCGGGTCATCAACGCGAACGTCAGCCAGAGCGGCCCTGCGAAGGAGCGCCCTGCCGCGAAGGACGGCGGCAAGGCGGCGAAGGACGGCGGCAAAGCGTCCGCGAAGAACAAGAAAGACAGCGGCGGCAAGAAGGACGCAGGGGCTGCCAAGGCCTCGAGCAAGAGCGCTCCTGCCGCAGCGGCGGCGGCGCCCGCCGTGGTCCCTCGCCGAGGCGACGGAGAGTACGGCGTCACCAAGCGGCGAGGCGAGGGGCTCTACAAGCTCCGGGACGTCCCGTACATCCAGTACTTCGCCAGCGGGTACGCGCTCCATACCGCGTACTGGCACGACGTCTTCGGCACTCCCCGCAGCCACGGCTGCATCAACATGTCGCCCATCGACGGGCACCGCGTCTTCCTGTGGACCGAGCCCGCCGTCCCTGACGGCTGGCACACGATCATCTCCGGGGAAGAGATGGGTGAGGGGACCACCATCATCGTCCACGAGTGA
- a CDS encoding class I SAM-dependent methyltransferase → MPLPRVHLFEWNDLDGAPEVLRETVIESLSNTLRWGGVLRELVTPFRAFLEETGASDVLDLGAGAAGPARVLAEELQRAGVAPPRFILTDLAPRIEAWEEARAAYPGIIDFEPNPVDATAIPPALGEGRARIIINALHHFRPEIAQAVFADAVRSRAGIFIAEGFGRNPLRFPTMWPAGLPALLLNPWLSRRHRLQKAALTYLTPIVFAASAWDGFVSTLRVYTADELHAMVAPFGEGFRWRHGVFRYAPLGKGVYFYGVPHR, encoded by the coding sequence ATGCCGCTTCCTCGCGTTCACCTCTTCGAATGGAACGACCTCGACGGTGCCCCCGAGGTGCTGCGCGAGACGGTCATCGAGTCCCTCAGCAACACGTTGCGGTGGGGTGGCGTCCTCCGTGAGCTCGTCACCCCGTTCCGCGCCTTCCTGGAGGAGACGGGGGCGAGCGACGTCCTCGACCTCGGCGCGGGCGCCGCAGGTCCGGCGAGGGTCCTGGCGGAAGAACTCCAGCGTGCAGGCGTCGCGCCGCCACGCTTCATCCTCACGGACCTGGCACCCCGGATCGAGGCCTGGGAAGAAGCGCGTGCGGCGTACCCGGGGATCATCGACTTCGAACCGAACCCGGTCGATGCGACGGCCATCCCGCCCGCGCTGGGGGAAGGACGCGCACGGATCATCATCAACGCGCTTCACCACTTCCGACCCGAGATCGCGCAGGCGGTCTTCGCCGACGCCGTCCGTTCTCGTGCTGGCATCTTCATCGCCGAAGGCTTCGGTCGGAACCCGCTTCGCTTTCCCACCATGTGGCCCGCTGGACTCCCGGCGTTGCTGCTCAACCCGTGGCTCAGCCGCCGCCACCGACTCCAGAAAGCAGCGCTCACTTACCTCACGCCGATCGTGTTCGCCGCGAGCGCATGGGATGGCTTCGTCAGCACGCTGCGCGTCTACACCGCCGACGAACTTCACGCGATGGTCGCGCCGTTCGGTGAAGGTTTCCGCTGGCGTCATGGTGTCTTCCGCTACGCGCCTCTCGGAAAGGGAGTTTATTTCTATGGCGTGCCGCATCGTTGA
- a CDS encoding serine/threonine-protein kinase gives MQTGDPFGWVGSTIDGQFAVEAPAGEGAFGIVYRGRHLGFDVPVAIKCLKIPADLGSGQRDEFLARFREEARLLHRLSRRTMGIVQAIDIGAAAAPNGQWAPYIVMEWLDGETLEQDLKRRRAEGRGARGLDEAIQLLAPVAAALSIAHEENVTHRDVKPANLFLAGGRDGDLIKVLDFGLAKVFAETPTVTEALAQTGRAFRAFTPQYGAPEQFSPRYGATGPWTDVYALALILVELAAGKPALAGSDVIQLFVASSDEAHRPTLRALGVESSPNLEAVLSRALAVNPAARYTNLGDMWAALMSAHRASARPLRDAAQPLPPLGARRDTLRVPAPLPSISSRPPGTREVISSGRGTTPIAPPPPLVPAAALGALGARSGEARHVSESPLVGPEAGENRVCTMMFVELSDAGALSARLDPEEVKDLLDRGFRLFAEQVERMDGVVEKPVAGRAMAIFGVPRSTEHDAERAVAAALGFQAALAHLRGAGAGAAAVGGSPAPRWQEPRSARGGRLSARIGLATGRVFVGPSGTASGDPGTLNGARAQTSTSSSRPDLTVIGEAVTAAARMQQAAPRGAIVIDRDTQRLVRHRFALEPFAAEPDLEAHRVLGSSAFLPDIAGAVFHGHETRLIGRGAQLNRLLMTVDEVIARREPRLTTLHGPPGVGRSRLLAELSASLVARGELCLLEARCSPLDRETSHALTASLLRMRFGIHPTDPATTVRHKLERGVRWLRLRTFRKALRARNPSEPPHTLSPLELRSTVRATTLAAARSRAATASGPPSEALGLREVSDVLGRVAAVLGAAPSSERDALARRDQLAGDTTDAKRRILEAMFRLAAFVLDRVPVVVVVDDLQWADDASLDLLEALTARADGFPLAVVCAARPELFDRRPRFREASPFHDALALAPLGRRDVEEMILDRLQRVPSPSPELVSMLADRAEGNPRTLEETLELLIDAGAIDTSADPWHVREAELGALSLPPTVQGLVQARLDRLDPEPRGVIALAAVVGRTFWEGAIDRLRKATPSGSSPRTSEPPVQLDDLDPPFSAAPSDLAARARDEGPTPTAELLALLCERNLVRARPSATFPGEREYTFTEGLVCDVAYEMLSVKVRRRIHLLVAEWLEQQVVGDASAALLALHHDRGGSLRDAAAAYARAASHALTVGDIAEARTLLLRVREIHDAATESDDHLPSVRRFPSLAGNSPAHLDGTQRSPSWEGADRRVAPWRDRVRLRLELGDLLRQTGDLEGAARTYDEARARILRVERRLAPAMDAREPHRWESRIDLRMALVCQARGAVQESLDLAQRARERASQSGSGGEAEAARALIEYLEASDAGPTLRGG, from the coding sequence GTGCAGACAGGCGACCCGTTCGGCTGGGTGGGGTCGACCATTGACGGCCAGTTCGCGGTCGAAGCGCCAGCAGGAGAAGGGGCGTTCGGCATCGTGTACCGAGGCAGGCACCTCGGCTTCGACGTGCCGGTGGCCATCAAATGCCTGAAGATCCCGGCCGACCTGGGGTCGGGACAGCGCGACGAGTTCCTGGCCAGATTCCGCGAAGAGGCCAGGCTCTTGCACCGTCTGTCGCGGCGCACGATGGGCATCGTGCAAGCAATCGACATCGGCGCGGCGGCGGCGCCGAACGGCCAGTGGGCACCGTACATCGTGATGGAGTGGCTCGACGGCGAGACCCTCGAGCAGGACCTGAAGCGACGCCGCGCCGAAGGCCGAGGTGCGCGTGGCCTGGACGAAGCGATCCAGCTTCTCGCCCCCGTCGCTGCTGCGCTCTCCATCGCGCACGAAGAGAACGTCACCCACCGCGACGTGAAGCCGGCGAACCTGTTCCTCGCTGGCGGACGCGACGGCGATCTCATCAAGGTCCTCGACTTCGGCCTCGCCAAGGTCTTCGCCGAGACCCCGACGGTGACCGAGGCCCTCGCCCAGACGGGGCGCGCCTTCCGCGCCTTCACGCCCCAGTACGGCGCGCCCGAGCAGTTCAGCCCGCGCTACGGTGCCACCGGCCCGTGGACCGACGTCTACGCACTCGCGCTCATCCTCGTCGAGCTGGCCGCGGGCAAGCCGGCCCTCGCTGGCAGCGACGTGATCCAGCTCTTCGTCGCCTCCAGCGACGAGGCGCACCGGCCCACCCTCCGCGCCCTCGGCGTGGAGAGCAGCCCCAACCTCGAAGCCGTGCTCTCGCGCGCGCTCGCGGTGAATCCAGCCGCTCGCTACACCAACCTCGGTGACATGTGGGCCGCCCTCATGTCGGCGCACCGCGCCTCGGCGCGCCCCCTCCGCGACGCCGCGCAGCCTTTGCCTCCCCTGGGCGCGCGGCGTGACACCCTGCGCGTCCCGGCGCCGCTGCCCAGCATCAGCTCACGACCGCCGGGCACGCGCGAGGTCATCTCCTCCGGGCGCGGCACGACGCCCATCGCCCCGCCACCACCGCTCGTCCCTGCGGCCGCCCTGGGGGCCCTCGGCGCGCGCTCCGGCGAGGCGCGGCATGTCTCCGAGAGCCCCTTGGTGGGCCCGGAGGCGGGCGAGAACCGTGTCTGTACCATGATGTTCGTCGAGCTGTCCGACGCTGGCGCGCTCTCCGCGCGACTCGATCCCGAGGAAGTGAAGGACCTGCTCGACCGCGGCTTTCGCCTCTTCGCCGAACAGGTCGAGCGCATGGACGGCGTCGTCGAGAAGCCCGTCGCCGGCCGCGCGATGGCCATCTTCGGCGTACCTCGCTCCACCGAGCACGACGCCGAGCGCGCCGTGGCCGCCGCCCTCGGCTTCCAGGCCGCCCTCGCGCACCTCCGCGGCGCAGGCGCTGGCGCGGCGGCGGTGGGTGGCAGCCCTGCGCCCCGGTGGCAAGAGCCACGCTCTGCACGGGGAGGCCGCCTCTCGGCGCGCATCGGCCTCGCCACGGGCCGCGTCTTCGTCGGCCCGAGCGGTACCGCGAGCGGCGACCCGGGCACCCTCAATGGCGCGCGCGCGCAGACCTCCACCAGCAGCAGCCGCCCCGACCTCACCGTCATCGGCGAGGCCGTCACCGCCGCCGCGCGCATGCAGCAGGCGGCACCGCGCGGCGCCATCGTCATCGACCGCGACACCCAGCGCCTCGTGCGCCACCGCTTCGCCCTGGAGCCCTTCGCCGCCGAGCCGGACCTCGAAGCCCACCGCGTGCTCGGGAGCAGTGCCTTCCTGCCGGACATCGCCGGCGCCGTCTTCCATGGCCACGAGACCCGCCTCATCGGCCGCGGCGCCCAGCTGAACCGCCTCCTCATGACCGTCGACGAGGTCATCGCCCGCCGCGAGCCGCGCCTCACGACCCTCCACGGCCCCCCGGGTGTGGGCCGCTCCCGCCTCCTCGCCGAGCTGTCTGCCTCCCTCGTCGCCCGGGGAGAGCTGTGCCTCCTCGAAGCCCGCTGTTCCCCGCTCGACCGCGAGACCAGCCACGCCCTCACCGCGTCGCTCCTCCGCATGCGCTTCGGCATCCACCCCACCGATCCGGCGACCACCGTCCGGCACAAGCTCGAGCGCGGCGTCCGCTGGCTCCGCCTCCGCACCTTCCGCAAGGCCCTCCGCGCCAGGAACCCCTCCGAGCCGCCCCACACCCTCTCCCCCCTGGAGCTGCGCAGCACCGTGCGGGCCACCACGCTCGCCGCCGCGAGGAGCCGCGCTGCGACCGCCTCCGGCCCCCCAAGCGAAGCGCTCGGCCTGCGCGAGGTGAGCGACGTCCTCGGTCGCGTCGCCGCCGTCCTCGGCGCCGCGCCTTCCTCCGAGCGGGACGCCCTGGCGCGCAGAGACCAGCTCGCCGGCGACACCACCGACGCCAAGCGCCGCATCCTCGAAGCGATGTTCCGCCTCGCGGCCTTCGTGCTCGATCGCGTCCCCGTGGTGGTCGTCGTCGACGACCTCCAGTGGGCCGACGACGCCAGCCTCGACCTCCTCGAAGCCCTCACCGCGCGCGCCGACGGCTTCCCGCTCGCCGTGGTGTGTGCCGCCCGCCCCGAGCTGTTCGATCGCCGCCCCCGCTTCCGCGAAGCCAGCCCTTTCCACGACGCCCTCGCCCTTGCCCCCCTCGGCCGCCGCGACGTCGAGGAGATGATCCTCGACCGCCTCCAGCGCGTCCCTTCTCCATCCCCCGAGCTGGTCTCCATGCTCGCCGACCGCGCCGAGGGCAACCCCCGCACCCTCGAAGAGACCCTCGAGCTGCTCATCGACGCTGGCGCCATCGATACCTCCGCCGACCCCTGGCACGTCCGCGAAGCCGAGCTGGGCGCCTTGAGCCTCCCCCCCACCGTCCAGGGCCTCGTCCAGGCCCGCCTCGACCGCCTCGACCCCGAGCCCCGCGGCGTCATCGCCCTCGCCGCCGTCGTCGGCCGCACCTTCTGGGAAGGCGCCATCGACCGCCTGCGCAAGGCCACCCCCTCCGGAAGCTCCCCGCGCACCAGCGAGCCCCCCGTCCAGCTCGACGACCTCGACCCCCCTTTCTCTGCGGCCCCCAGCGATCTCGCCGCCCGCGCGCGCGACGAAGGCCCCACCCCCACCGCAGAGCTCCTTGCCCTTCTTTGCGAGCGCAACCTCGTCCGCGCGCGCCCCTCCGCCACCTTCCCTGGCGAGCGCGAGTACACCTTCACCGAAGGCCTCGTCTGCGACGTCGCCTACGAGATGCTCAGCGTGAAGGTGCGCCGCCGCATCCACCTCCTCGTCGCCGAGTGGCTCGAACAGCAGGTCGTCGGCGACGCCAGCGCCGCCCTGCTCGCCCTCCACCACGACCGCGGCGGCTCCCTCCGCGACGCTGCCGCCGCCTACGCCCGCGCCGCCTCGCACGCCCTCACCGTCGGCGACATCGCCGAGGCCCGCACCCTCCTCCTCCGCGTCCGCGAGATCCACGACGCCGCCACCGAGAGCGACGACCACCTCCCCTCGGTCCGCCGCTTCCCTTCGCTCGCGGGCAACAGCCCCGCCCACCTCGACGGCACCCAGCGCTCCCCCTCCTGGGAAGGCGCCGACCGCCGCGTCGCCCCCTGGCGCGACCGCGTCCGCCTCCGCCTGGAACTCGGCGACCTCCTCCGCCAGACCGGCGACCTCGAAGGCGCCGCCCGCACCTACGACGAAGCCCGCGCCCGCATCCTCCGCGTCGAGCGCCGCCTCGCGCCCGCCATGGACGCCCGCGAGCCCCACCGCTGGGAGTCCCGCATCGACCTGCGCATGGCCCTCGTCTGCCAGGCCCGCGGTGCCGTGCAGGAGTCCCTCGACCTCGCCCAGCGCGCCCGCGAGCGCGCCAGCCAGAGCGGCTCCGGCGGCGAAGCCGAAGCCGCCCGCGCCCTCATCGAGTACCTCGAAGCCAGCGACGCCGGCCCCACCCTGCGCGGCGGCTGA
- a CDS encoding multiheme c-type cytochrome, with translation MSETEQTLGVTVILDYGGNESTGRSMGRRWTAALLLFSSACDGGDQPAPEYLDAEALLDPQSCASCHPAQMREWSGSMHAYASDDPVFLALNARGQRETGGELGNFCVQCHAPMAVLSGATTDGLNLQELPQHQKGITCYFCHSVDAVLGTHNNPLRLANDGVMRGGIPDPIAAAPHRSAYSPLHDRKNPASADLCGSCHDVVTPAGVFLERTYAEWQASLFAKPGRTTQLTCGQCHMEGREGPASTVAGSPMRLLHDHAAPAVDVAMIPFPERETQRALVQNALDKSLLASLCVRPLAGGVEAVLSLDNAFGGHAFTSGAAHNRRAWAEVVAYAGGQVIYESGVIPQGQPVAASTDPDLWRIQEDAVDAQGNKTYMFWDIARTTNTLLPPAVTNDPTDPAFYHQVEKTYRIPNVIPDRITVRVHIRPMDFDLIDTLVESGDLDPAIRSELPTFTLRNTEVTWTPDRGFVCVP, from the coding sequence ATGTCGGAAACCGAGCAGACGCTGGGCGTTACCGTCATCTTGGACTACGGTGGCAACGAAAGCACCGGGAGATCGATGGGAAGGCGATGGACTGCAGCGCTCCTGCTGTTCAGCAGCGCATGTGACGGTGGTGACCAACCAGCCCCGGAGTACCTCGACGCAGAGGCCCTTCTGGACCCGCAGTCGTGTGCGTCATGTCACCCGGCTCAGATGCGCGAGTGGTCGGGCAGCATGCACGCCTATGCGAGCGACGATCCGGTCTTCCTCGCGCTGAACGCCCGAGGGCAGCGCGAGACGGGTGGCGAGCTCGGCAACTTCTGCGTTCAGTGTCACGCCCCCATGGCGGTGCTGTCGGGCGCGACGACCGACGGGCTCAACCTGCAGGAGCTGCCCCAGCACCAGAAGGGAATCACCTGCTATTTCTGCCACAGCGTCGACGCGGTGCTGGGCACCCACAACAACCCGCTCCGCCTCGCGAACGATGGGGTGATGCGGGGTGGCATCCCTGATCCGATCGCGGCCGCGCCGCACCGCTCGGCCTACTCGCCACTGCACGATCGGAAGAATCCCGCGTCGGCGGACCTCTGTGGATCCTGCCACGATGTGGTGACGCCTGCTGGCGTGTTCCTGGAGCGGACCTATGCGGAATGGCAGGCGTCCCTCTTCGCCAAGCCAGGGCGCACGACCCAGCTCACGTGCGGCCAGTGCCACATGGAAGGGCGGGAGGGCCCGGCCTCGACGGTCGCGGGTTCGCCGATGCGCTTGCTGCACGATCACGCGGCCCCTGCAGTCGACGTGGCGATGATCCCCTTCCCCGAGCGAGAGACCCAGCGCGCGCTGGTCCAGAACGCGCTCGACAAGTCGCTGCTCGCCTCGCTCTGCGTCCGTCCCCTGGCCGGCGGCGTGGAAGCGGTGCTCTCCCTCGACAATGCGTTCGGCGGGCACGCTTTCACGAGCGGCGCCGCGCACAACCGGCGTGCCTGGGCCGAGGTGGTCGCCTACGCCGGCGGGCAGGTGATCTACGAGAGCGGCGTGATCCCGCAAGGCCAGCCGGTTGCGGCGAGCACGGACCCCGATCTGTGGCGGATCCAGGAAGACGCCGTCGATGCCCAGGGTAACAAGACCTACATGTTCTGGGACATCGCCCGGACGACGAACACGCTGCTGCCTCCAGCGGTCACCAACGACCCGACGGATCCAGCGTTCTACCACCAGGTGGAGAAGACCTACCGCATCCCCAACGTGATCCCGGACCGGATCACGGTGCGCGTCCACATCCGGCCGATGGACTTCGATCTGATCGACACGCTGGTGGAGAGCGGCGATCTCGACCCCGCGATCCGAAGTGAGCTCCCGACGTTCACCCTGCGCAACACGGAGGTCACGTGGACCCCGGACCGCGGGTTCGTCTGCGTGCCCTGA